The following are from one region of the Anaeropeptidivorans aminofermentans genome:
- a CDS encoding sensor histidine kinase yields MIKSLRRKFVLTNMILVFMVLFAVFSFILVSNINKAKRESEIVLQMSLNRRPMEFDPAKRPMENYDRFPIFITRIGNDGNFSRFPVFIAEIEKDGSPELLYSDNIEVSEEMLKEVADKSMSEKTNKGIIKEYNMKFLKFKENGETRIAFTELSAEQKAISNAILGFFLSLFSTMAVFFFISLFLSKIALTPAEKAWEQQRRFVSDASHELRTPLTVILANLGILESNKGDIINNQIKWVDNTMHEAERMRGLVDNLLFLAKSDSTKERMILDKVNLSEIAINIALSMESIAFERNISIDIEEVSEDIFVLGDKGELSRLVMILADNAVKYSKDYGTVSINLKESYSNKIQLKVTNFGEPLTKEDIEHIFDRFYRADKSRSKSGYGLGLSIAKSIVEGHKGTILAESSDGLTVFTVILNQYENKQIRRKGFLLQKNR; encoded by the coding sequence ATGATAAAAAGCCTTAGAAGAAAGTTTGTTTTAACCAATATGATACTTGTGTTTATGGTTCTATTTGCCGTATTTTCTTTTATTTTGGTTTCAAATATAAATAAGGCAAAAAGAGAAAGTGAAATAGTTTTGCAAATGAGCTTAAACAGAAGGCCTATGGAATTTGACCCGGCAAAACGTCCCATGGAAAATTATGATAGGTTCCCTATATTTATAACCAGAATAGGAAATGACGGCAATTTTTCCAGATTCCCTGTTTTTATAGCGGAAATAGAAAAAGACGGAAGCCCTGAGCTTTTATATTCGGACAATATAGAAGTGTCTGAGGAAATGCTTAAAGAGGTTGCCGATAAATCCATGAGCGAGAAAACCAATAAGGGCATTATTAAGGAATATAATATGAAATTTTTAAAATTCAAGGAAAATGGTGAAACTAGAATAGCCTTTACGGAGCTTTCGGCAGAGCAAAAGGCCATTTCCAATGCCATATTAGGCTTCTTCCTCTCTCTTTTTTCTACTATGGCTGTTTTTTTCTTTATTAGCTTATTTTTATCTAAAATTGCCCTTACTCCTGCCGAAAAGGCATGGGAGCAGCAGAGGAGGTTTGTTTCCGACGCTTCCCATGAACTCAGAACGCCTCTGACGGTAATATTAGCAAATTTAGGCATTCTTGAATCAAATAAAGGAGATATAATAAACAACCAGATTAAATGGGTAGATAATACAATGCATGAGGCGGAAAGAATGCGGGGCCTTGTAGACAATCTTTTGTTTCTTGCAAAATCCGACAGTACAAAGGAAAGAATGATTTTAGATAAGGTTAATTTAAGTGAAATAGCGATAAATATTGCACTGTCTATGGAATCTATTGCATTTGAAAGAAATATTTCCATAGATATAGAAGAAGTATCGGAGGATATTTTTGTCTTGGGAGATAAAGGCGAACTAAGCCGGCTGGTAATGATTCTTGCAGATAACGCCGTCAAATATTCCAAGGATTACGGAACGGTTTCTATTAATCTGAAAGAGAGCTATTCTAATAAGATTCAGCTTAAAGTAACAAATTTCGGCGAGCCGCTGACAAAGGAAGATATTGAGCATATATTCGACAGGTTTTACAGGGCCGATAAATCCCGTTCAAAAAGCGGTTACGGGCTGGGGCTTTCAATAGCAAAAAGCATTGTTGAAGGGCATAAGGGAACGATTTTAGCAGAAAGCTCTGACGGCCTTACGGTTTTTACGGTTATATTAAATCAATATGAAAATAAGCAAATAAGAAGAAAGGGATTCTTATTACAGAAGAATAGATAG
- a CDS encoding response regulator transcription factor translates to MKILIVEDEIRLAEALMQIMKEQKYIADIVGDGAEGLHYALNGNYDVIILDIMLPSMTGYEIVKTMRLSKNPTPVLMLTARDEIYDKVQGLDFGADDYMTKPFSTEELLARIRALSRRQGEVVLDELIYGDLHLGLLTNTLSCGKKSVHLGFKEFEIMKILMSSPNAITPKEVLIDKVWGENSDAEDNNVEAYISFLRKKFFFLNSKAGIETIRKVGYKLEGGA, encoded by the coding sequence ATGAAAATACTTATAGTAGAAGATGAAATCCGCCTGGCGGAGGCTCTCATGCAAATTATGAAGGAGCAAAAATATATAGCCGATATTGTAGGTGACGGGGCCGAAGGGCTTCATTATGCTCTGAACGGAAATTATGACGTAATAATACTTGATATAATGCTTCCGTCTATGACGGGCTACGAAATAGTAAAAACAATGCGGCTGAGCAAAAACCCAACTCCCGTACTGATGCTTACGGCGCGGGACGAAATCTATGATAAGGTTCAGGGGCTTGATTTTGGTGCAGATGATTATATGACGAAGCCTTTTTCTACCGAGGAGCTTTTGGCAAGGATAAGGGCTCTTTCCAGAAGACAGGGAGAAGTAGTTTTAGATGAGCTTATTTATGGGGATCTGCATTTGGGCCTTTTGACCAATACGCTTTCCTGCGGCAAAAAATCTGTACACCTTGGGTTTAAAGAATTTGAAATAATGAAAATACTCATGTCTTCTCCCAATGCCATAACGCCGAAAGAGGTGCTTATAGATAAGGTTTGGGGAGAAAATTCCGACGCTGAGGATAATAATGTTGAGGCATATATATCTTTTCTCAGAAAAAAGTTCTTTTTTCTCAATTCAAAGGCAGGAATTGAAACCATAAGAAAGGTAGGCTATAAGCTGGAGGGCGGAGCATGA
- a CDS encoding efflux RND transporter periplasmic adaptor subunit: protein MLKSKKKIAVIAAIAVIASGVGIYHVLGNSGNENKKNTVISLPATERVEKGNISEYVTASGTVNPSVVNGIYIETTQKVSNVLVNLGDSVKMGDVLVEYDVDYSKKELENSLASQNLSLQSANLTLKSLTSEKTEAELLQLSNSISSAEKALLDAENNLKSTETQIESLKKQLEEANKNVEDNKRLLDAGAISQETYNTDLKSIEEIEKSIKDNESNIESLEKSVANAENSLKQANLNYESAKTPLSDEASKINYNKQLNEIEKTKLSIQNIKDQISDLIEASVSHVEGTVIELNVEQGSIVNNETSIMKIADLNNLIVNANVSEYDVPLLKIGQKVSITTDAIADKIYEGEITYISPVANVTNTFSGSETTVAVEVSVSNPDSMLKPGYSVDLEILVTDVSEVPLVSLSAVQKDNSENKYYVFTVDESKTIHKTYVEKGAYNDMNAQIISGLSEGDEIITSPTANMQDNTPLDLYATEINAGSQPSSNQESTSPLESLIPGGGGAPSGGGMPSGGGGAPSGGGNRPMGRQ from the coding sequence ATGCTTAAATCAAAAAAGAAGATAGCAGTAATAGCGGCAATTGCGGTAATTGCTTCGGGAGTAGGTATATATCACGTTCTGGGTAATTCCGGAAATGAAAATAAGAAAAATACCGTAATATCTCTTCCGGCAACAGAGCGTGTGGAAAAGGGAAATATTTCGGAATATGTCACCGCTTCCGGAACGGTAAATCCTTCAGTCGTAAACGGTATCTATATCGAAACTACCCAAAAAGTATCCAATGTCCTTGTTAATTTGGGAGACAGCGTTAAAATGGGAGATGTTCTTGTGGAGTACGATGTAGACTATTCAAAAAAGGAGCTTGAAAACAGCCTTGCTTCTCAGAATCTCTCTTTGCAGTCTGCAAATCTTACCTTAAAAAGCCTTACTTCCGAAAAAACGGAAGCCGAGCTTTTACAGCTTTCCAACAGCATAAGCTCTGCTGAAAAAGCCCTTTTAGATGCTGAAAATAATCTGAAAAGTACAGAAACACAAATAGAAAGTTTAAAAAAACAGCTGGAAGAAGCCAATAAAAACGTCGAGGACAATAAAAGACTTTTGGACGCAGGGGCAATAAGCCAGGAGACCTACAACACAGACCTTAAAAGCATAGAGGAAATTGAAAAGAGCATAAAAGACAACGAATCTAATATTGAATCTTTAGAAAAATCTGTTGCTAACGCAGAAAACTCTCTTAAACAGGCAAATCTTAATTATGAAAGCGCTAAAACACCCTTAAGCGATGAAGCCTCAAAAATAAATTATAATAAACAGCTAAATGAAATAGAAAAAACAAAGCTTTCGATACAAAACATAAAGGATCAGATTTCAGACCTTATTGAAGCAAGCGTATCCCATGTTGAAGGGACTGTTATTGAGCTTAATGTTGAACAAGGCTCCATAGTAAATAACGAAACAAGCATAATGAAAATAGCAGATTTAAATAATCTCATAGTCAATGCCAATGTTTCCGAATACGACGTTCCGCTTTTAAAAATAGGCCAGAAAGTAAGCATCACCACAGACGCCATAGCAGACAAAATATACGAAGGCGAAATTACATATATATCTCCCGTCGCAAATGTGACGAATACCTTCAGCGGAAGCGAAACTACCGTAGCCGTAGAGGTATCCGTTTCAAATCCGGACAGCATGCTTAAACCCGGTTATTCGGTAGATTTGGAAATACTTGTGACAGATGTATCGGAGGTTCCTCTCGTTTCCTTGAGTGCCGTTCAAAAAGACAATTCCGAAAATAAATATTATGTCTTTACGGTTGACGAAAGCAAAACAATCCATAAAACATATGTGGAAAAAGGCGCTTATAACGACATGAACGCACAGATTATATCAGGCCTTTCGGAAGGCGACGAAATAATCACTTCACCCACTGCAAATATGCAGGATAATACCCCTCTTGATCTATATGCAACGGAAATAAATGCCGGTTCTCAGCCGTCTTCTAATCAGGAATCAACTTCACCGCTGGAAAGTCTGATTCCCGGAGGAGGAGGCGCACCCTCCGGTGGCGGCATGCCTTCTGGCGGCGGTGGCGCACCTTCCGGCGGCGGAAACAGGCCAATGGGAAGGCAGTAG
- a CDS encoding ABC transporter ATP-binding protein, with translation MNIIKITDMVKIYSQGEINVKALSGVDMEISKGEFVAIMGASGSGKSTVMNMLGCLDKPTSGQYLLDDIEINNLRDNQLAEIRNKKIGFVFQSYNLLPKLNALENVELPMIYANISGSERRRRAKEALEKVGLSERLRHKPNEMSGGQKQRVAIARSLVNNPSILLADEPTGNLDSKSTLEIIEIFQNLNKAGATIVIVTHEPDVAMYAGRIITFKDGKIISDKKAENPIIINQGGSR, from the coding sequence ATGAATATAATTAAAATCACTGACATGGTCAAAATATATTCCCAAGGGGAAATAAATGTAAAAGCATTATCAGGCGTTGACATGGAAATCAGCAAGGGCGAATTCGTGGCTATAATGGGGGCCTCCGGCTCGGGAAAGTCCACGGTTATGAACATGCTGGGATGCCTTGATAAGCCTACTTCAGGTCAATATCTCCTGGATGATATTGAAATAAATAATTTAAGGGATAATCAGCTTGCAGAAATCCGGAATAAAAAAATAGGCTTTGTTTTTCAGTCCTATAATTTGCTTCCCAAGCTAAACGCTCTGGAAAACGTAGAACTTCCCATGATATACGCAAATATTTCCGGCTCAGAAAGGCGAAGGCGTGCCAAAGAAGCTTTGGAAAAAGTAGGCCTTAGCGAAAGACTCCGTCATAAGCCCAATGAAATGTCCGGAGGCCAGAAGCAAAGAGTAGCCATAGCAAGAAGCCTTGTCAACAACCCAAGCATCCTTCTTGCCGACGAGCCCACGGGAAATCTGGATTCAAAATCAACTCTTGAAATCATAGAAATATTTCAGAATTTAAATAAAGCAGGCGCGACGATAGTTATAGTAACCCATGAGCCTGACGTTGCCATGTATGCAGGCAGAATTATCACCTTTAAAGACGGAAAGATCATATCGGATAAAAAGGCTGAAAATCCTATAATAATCAACCAAGGAGGTTCTCGATGA
- a CDS encoding ABC transporter permease yields MNLFESVKSAISNVLSNKMRSLLTMLGIIIGVGSVIIITSIGEGSTQSINAQFDSMGTGNLTVTLSSDVQIRDADQLTVADADLIETLEGVKYSSPVFSVSSMQVKLQNPKETRTSNITGINEQYMNIQSSTLLYGRYISANDVDMASKVVVIDNTSAEAIFGTAEERVIGSKISLKSWRGTNKYTVVGIIEDTNKEFSTMYGDNYPITVLMPITTAMRLANREYISQIAVTGEDPNTLDSLAALIKDSLSSAHNNQDKYYVQNIADFMDQITSVMGTVTIMISSIAGISLLVGGIGVMNIMLVTVTERTREIGIRKSIGAKNSDIRIQFIIEALIITAMGGFLGILAGWGGGIAVGKYMDINAVLNSQAILISVLISAVIGIVFGVYPANKAAMLDPIEALRYE; encoded by the coding sequence ATGAATTTATTTGAAAGCGTAAAAAGCGCTATATCAAACGTGCTTTCAAACAAAATGCGATCGCTTTTAACTATGCTGGGCATTATCATAGGCGTAGGCTCCGTAATAATAATAACCTCCATCGGAGAAGGAAGCACTCAGAGCATAAACGCCCAGTTTGACAGCATGGGAACAGGAAATCTCACCGTTACCCTTTCAAGCGACGTTCAAATAAGAGACGCCGACCAGCTTACTGTTGCCGACGCCGATTTAATAGAAACCCTTGAGGGTGTTAAATATTCCTCTCCTGTTTTTTCAGTAAGCAGTATGCAGGTAAAGCTGCAAAACCCCAAGGAGACCAGAACTTCCAATATAACAGGGATAAATGAACAGTATATGAATATCCAGTCCTCTACGCTCTTATACGGAAGGTATATAAGTGCAAATGATGTGGATATGGCATCTAAAGTCGTTGTAATAGACAACACCTCAGCCGAAGCCATATTCGGTACGGCAGAAGAAAGGGTCATCGGAAGCAAAATATCTTTAAAATCATGGCGCGGTACAAATAAATATACGGTTGTAGGAATTATAGAAGATACAAATAAAGAATTCAGCACCATGTACGGCGACAATTACCCTATTACCGTTTTAATGCCCATAACCACGGCAATGCGCCTTGCCAACAGAGAATATATAAGCCAGATAGCCGTTACGGGAGAAGACCCGAATACGCTGGATAGCCTTGCTGCCTTAATAAAAGACTCTTTAAGTTCCGCCCATAATAATCAGGATAAATATTACGTGCAAAATATTGCCGATTTTATGGATCAGATAACAAGTGTCATGGGAACCGTAACCATTATGATAAGCTCTATCGCCGGCATATCTCTTCTTGTTGGAGGCATAGGGGTTATGAATATAATGCTTGTTACGGTTACGGAAAGAACAAGAGAAATCGGCATAAGAAAATCCATAGGAGCAAAAAACAGTGACATACGGATTCAGTTTATTATAGAAGCTCTTATTATTACAGCCATGGGGGGATTTTTAGGCATACTTGCCGGCTGGGGCGGCGGAATAGCAGTGGGGAAATATATGGATATCAACGCTGTTCTCAATTCCCAGGCTATACTGATATCTGTATTGATTTCTGCGGTGATAGGAATTGTCTTCGGAGTATATCCTGCCAATAAAGCCGCAATGCTTGATCCTATAGAAGCTTTAAGATATGAATAA